From Halomarina ordinaria:
GTGGTACGCCCGCTCCAGTTCGACCACCTCGCCGTCGAGGTCGTCGGCGAGTCGCTCGCCGTAGGCCAGCGGTTGCATCCGGTCGTCGACGCCCCACAGGCAGTAGACGTCGGCGTCGATGGCGCCGTAGTCGATTTCCGTGGTGTGGTTGGTGTTGGTGGCGACGGCGGCACGCGCGAGCGCGCGCTGGCCGCCCGCCGCGAGCCACGGCGCCTTCATGCCGTCGAGCCACTCGGGGTCGGCGTCGTCACCGTAGAGGCCGTCGTCGAAGGCGAAGTCGAGTCGCGCCTCGAACTCGTCGGCGTCCATCGCCTCCGTCTTCGGCAACCCCATCGTCGAGATGAACTCGACGGGCCAGGAGTCGTAACAGACCGCGTTCGAGAGCACGAGCGTCTCGACGCGGTCGGGGTGGTGGGCGGCGAAGCGGAGCGCGACGCCCCCGCCGATGTCGTGGGCGACCAGCGAGACGCGCTCGACGTCTAACCGGTCGAGCAGGTCCGCGAGCGCCAGTTCCTGCGCGCGGATGGAGCGGTCGAAGCCCTCGTGCCGGTCGCTGTTGCCGTAGCCGACGAGGTCCGGGGCGATGGTGCGGCGGTCGTCGTCGAAGGCGGGCGCGACGCGTCGCCAGAGGAACGACCACGTCGGGATGCCGTGGAGGAAGACGACGGGCGTCGACTCCCCCGTACCCGACGGCGTCCCGCTGTCCCGGTAGGCCATCGACACGTCGTGGCCGTCGACGGAGACGGTCGTCTCCTCCTGGGCGGCGGTCCACGCCTCGTGGTCGGGGTCGGTCATGTCAGAGGATGCGGTCGGCGATGATGTTCTTCTGAATCTCGCTGGTCCCCTCGTATATCTTCGTGATGCGGGCGTCGCGGTAGTAGCGCTCGGCGGGGTAGTCGGAGACGTAGCCCGACCCGCCGAACACCTGCAGCGCGTCGTCGCACACCTCGACGGCGTTCTCGCTGGCGAAGAGCTTCGCCATGCTCGCGTACTTCATGCCGAGGTCGCGGTCGCCCTCCGCCGCGTAGCCGGCCGCGCGGTAGGTGAGCGAGCGGGCGGCCTCCACCTTCGTCGCCATCTCGGCGAGTTTGTGCTGGATGGCCTGGAACTCGGCGATCTTCTGGCCGAACTGGTCGCGCTCGTTGGCGTAGTCGATGGCGGCGTCGAGCGCGCCCTGGGCGGCACCGACCGCCTGGGAGGCGACGCTCGCGCGCCCGCCGGCGAAGAAGTTCATCAGCTGGTAGAACCCCTCGTTCTCCTCGCCGATGAGGTTC
This genomic window contains:
- a CDS encoding alpha/beta fold hydrolase — translated: MTDPDHEAWTAAQEETTVSVDGHDVSMAYRDSGTPSGTGESTPVVFLHGIPTWSFLWRRVAPAFDDDRRTIAPDLVGYGNSDRHEGFDRSIRAQELALADLLDRLDVERVSLVAHDIGGGVALRFAAHHPDRVETLVLSNAVCYDSWPVEFISTMGLPKTEAMDADEFEARLDFAFDDGLYGDDADPEWLDGMKAPWLAAGGQRALARAAVATNTNHTTEIDYGAIDADVYCLWGVDDRMQPLAYGERLADDLDGEVVELERAYHWVVEDRPDAYREELREVLL